gtgtgtgtgtgtgtgtgtgtgtgtgtgtgtgtgtgtgtgttttgcgtttgtgtgtgttgaaaaATCATTGTCATTTGATGTTCACaggaaaaatgtatattattCTTCCTTGGGGAAAAAACTAACatacaaaaatgcaaataaaagttATTGTTTCAGCACTAACATAAAGGAAGCCTCTCACTGCTTTCATCACGAAAATTCAGCACATGAAGGCGACATGGAATAGGATCTTGAACTTCCCAGAAGTTTCCTTTCATTCAATTAACACTgaaaaaagacaatatatattttattgataaatttaTTTTTCACATCTCATCATCTCTCAATTTTNNNNNNNNNNNNNNNNNNNNNNNNNNNNNNNNNNNNNNNNNNNNNNNNNNNNNNNNNNNNNNNNNNNNNNNNNNNNNNNNNNNNNNNNNNNNNNNNNNNNNNNNNNNNNNNNNNNNNNNNNNNNNNNNNNNNNNNNNNNNNNNNNNNNNNNNNNNNNNNNNNNNNNNNNNNNNNNNNNNNNNNNNNNNNNNNNNNNNNNNNNNNNNNNNNNNNNNNNNNNNNNNNNNNNNNNNNNNNNNNNNNNNNNNNNNNNNNNNNNNNNNNNNNNNNNNNNNNNNNNNNNNNNNNNNNNNNNNNNNNNNNNNNNNNNNNNNNNNNNNNNNNNNNNNNNNNNNNNNNNNNNNNNNNNNNNNNNNNNNNNNNNNNNNNNNNNNNNNNNNNNNNNNNNNNNNNNNNNNNNNNNNNNNNNNNNNNNNNNNNNNNNNNNNNNNNNNNNNNNNNNNNNNNNNNNNNNNNNNNNNNNNNNNNNNNNNNNNNNNNNNNNNNNNNNNNNNNNNNNNtgtagattttttttatgtctgtctttatctttctcttgatACTTAGGATTATCTTGTTTCATATTCCTTGTCCATTAACTTCTGTGATTTTTCAGTTGCTCTTACCTTGTCTTAATTGTTTCTGTGTggcgtgtttttgtcttttgtattttGTGAGTAACTCAgaaattcattcttttttatggtTGTTACCTAGACATCTCTAGCATAGCCGTAACAATGTGTTTGTGCAATTTCTTCCAATAACATCTTGGGGTTGTGATGTGCGTGATGTGGGCCTTCCAGGTATTGGTAGTACGAGCCCCCACCGTGTgtccccttcccccgctcttaCCCATGGACCCCCCAGCCACAGCCACCCCATGAGTGCCAGCGTTCCCCCTAGCTACAGCACACCTGCCTCAATCCTGCACTCACATCCTGCACGTGAGTCACCCAGATTTCTTCCTGGGAAAGAAGGTTTAAAACTAATAAGGTTTAGGGTTAAATGTGGAAGGCCTTGAAGATACTGATgcagaaagagaatataaagaccataattgttatcagaaggaaggaaaatatgttACCTTGAATTCACTTGATGTTCCATCAGGTCCAGATCCCTCAAGCACTGGAAACGGCCCTCCTGGCCCCCCCATGCCACGGCCAGTGCTGCCGAGGGAACGGGGCTACTTTGACCGTTTTGTGGAGTACCTTGTAGGTGATGGCCCAGCCAACCGCTTTGCCCTTGTGTGCCGCCAGTGCGAATCACATAATGGCATGGCACTGAAAGATGAATTTCCATATTTGGGTGAGGACTGAGGAGGGattactcttctttttttaatatttgcttatatgcatatatgtgtttgtatatccaTACATCTTGTTATTGATTTAAAAACAAATTAGGCACAAGTAGATCCCAGAgttctcattcctcccccctctacaGCTTTCCGATGCGCTTACTGCTATTATTGGAATCCTGCTCGAAAACAGCGTCCAAGTGCACCTCGGCTGGAGGACCTGACCCCAcagcctccaccttctctctcagtACCAGAGGatcaggaagaggatgaggaggatgatgatgaagaggaagaggatgaggaggaacaagaagagcaAGAATCTTCatcaggggaggaggaagaggaggaggaagaggaggaggaagatgaggagggtggAATGGATGAGGAAGGCAagtaggggggaaaaggagggaaaggaataagcaagagaaagaaaagaggaggaagcagttaataataatgttgtttatagaaagagaaaaagtctgATAGATTAGAATTGATTAATGCAATGCCGCCGGGAACCCTCTGCTTTCAGTTTAGTGTTATGTTAAATGTCTATGCACATAGATTGGTCTGCCAGTGCATAGCCACAAAGGAATCAATTTGTActtcttgtgacctcacctttccttgagttggCAGGAAAAACACTTTTctgctaatgctatcaatattgatactgttatttttagtatagatattgtaattactatattgttattggcattactaaTAGCAGTatcaaatattagaaaatattattgaaaatcaaggaaaaggttaaAAATGTGAGACAGGTACTTCTTGTAACTGGCCCATTGGTGatctagtacttgtggagccattcatatgtaaaaacaattactaaattatacacacagtgggcatggcatgtatgcacatgccaaACCCGTCAGCATGTGGttaatagtttctctctctctttttttctgttgtctatTGAGTTATGAGTAAGTTTAGTATGAGAATGTTATCATATGTCAGTTAAAGATTGGAGTATGAGTATTTCATGTGAAGTCAATGTAAGATTAAAAGTTCATAATGTTCTTTTATAATTTACAAGAATTTAACAACTTTGCTCTGGCAGAATCAGGAGGCAGCAGCtctggggatgaggagggagctGCATCATCATCTGAGCAGTCAAGCGCAAAACCCACATCCAGCCAGGAAGGTATGGCAGCCGAGGGCCCGGCGCCTGACCCCCCTAAGAGCTTATAGCATAAAGGACTAGCCTGTTTGTGAAAAAGCACTTGTTTACTGATATAAAGCTGAGCACTTGTCATTATTTGGAGGTCATTTGAGAATGTAATTGAGAAGAGTGAGTTCAGTGGTGAAGAGGGCAGCTACCTGACAGGTGTGTGTTGCTCCCACCAAGCAGGTTCCTTGGAGGACGTAGCCAAGTCAACTCCATCGTCCATCACGTCCTCTGACCCCAGTACCTCCGATGATCACCTCCAGCAACCCAACTGCCATGCCAACTCCTGCACCACtgcctcttccaccaccaccaccacaccctcttcAACCACAGAGAATGAGGAGACAGAGTGATGCTGCTGTCTTGTGCTGCCGTTTTACTCTGTTTACCCTGAGCTCTTAGATCTGCTGACTGTGGTGTCCTTCtgtgctgctgctgatgctgttTAGACTTGCTTTTCTGTGGTAGCTCCATGCTCTTTACCTCCCCTTCTACTTCTCATGCTAGCAGGTAGCCATTACTGAAGCCTGATAAGTATTTTCACAGGACATGATCTTTCCTTTCCCTGAAAGATACAAGTGATGGATGCATAAACTAGTTACATGACCTGGCCCATCTCAAGGTTCTGCCTGAATTAAAAATCCTTCCCTGACCTTGCCAACTCCTGCCTGCTCCTGTCTGCCTATCCCAAGTGATAATTAACCCATGCCAGTTACCATACTGATAATTTTTTGTTCATTAATGAAGTGCTTTCTCCATGTTATACAGCCTTCCTTTGTAGCTATTACCCAAAGAGTCATGTACCAGCCCTATGACCTTTTATCCCTGGTGTTTACATTTACAGATTTTTGCAACAGTAACAGGAGAATCATTTCCCCTTTCCCAGTCCTTTTCATGTGTCCAGTGAACTGAGTTGTGTGTTTATCAAGCTCTAATGCTTAGTAGGTGTTTATTCAAGCTCTGATACTTTGTGATTGATGGGCATATGAATGATTTCTCATTGAAGGTTAAGGGCTTTAGGATGAAAGTATATGTATGAGTTTCAATAAACAGTCATTTCAGAGAAGAGATCCATAAGAGACCAGTTCAGTGTTGATTCTGgtactctctttctttgtgtgtgtttgggttggtatatgtgtgtgtgtgtctgtgtgtgcggacACTTGGAAGTGTGTTAGAGCTTGTTTTAATATGTTTGAGGTGGTGATAAAATTACAGGATAACTTGAAAGTTTACTGTAGCTCTCTTAGTTGTCCTGCAGTTTGATATGTTTGTTAGCCAAGGAGCCAGATCTTAGGCTATATGCTTCACCCTTTGCTCACATGCAGGTGCTATTAGTATGTTTGTGGCTGGTTATCAACACATGTACCTCGTCTCACCTTGACACAACAGTCAGTAGTCAACCAGATACTTGTCAGATCTGCTTTAGTGTTTCCTCCAGCCTCTCcacatctttgtctctctctgctcacagGGCTTGAGGGGACGAGGGACAAAGGCACTGGAAGGAACATGCTCAAAGCACTTCCAGTTTTCATTTCTGTACTTGAGGGTTTTACTGAAATGATTTAattatcttcttttcctacttgCTGTACTCTGCAGAGATGATCACACACCTGTCCGACGGTTTGTGCTGCTTCCAGTTCTATATGATGATGTGAAGTAAGAATGATTCTTTGAGTCTTGATCATCCATTAGTGTTGGTAGAAGATTTGTTGATGTAATGAACTCTGTTGGTTGCATTGCTGTGAGACACATTGTGTATCAAGTGGAAACCAAGAGAAGTAGATTATGTTGGAATTATTGGTTAATtggatggagaaaaggaatgaatgcaCTCTACTAAGAAAGATATTAATTGACTTCAGACAATGAAGAGAAGAACAACTTTATAATCTTCCTTTTGGTACTGTTAGATTTTGAAGTTGAAAGATAATACAAATTTTGGTCTAAATTATTTCCAGATTCTGTGAATTTTGTTTTGCTCTAATGTACCATGTTTCTCTCATCTTTCACACACCATGAAGCTTTGTACTCTGAGTAATCCAAGGATACTTGTAAACTATTGCAATACATCATTTTCTGTGACTATAAAGATTGCAAAATCACATTTattgcaacaacaaaaacaacacaatggGCAGTGACAAACACCATGATAGGGGTGAAGTTAGTAATATCACAGCTGAAATTGATGCTTAATGATGCTTATGCAATCAGTGATAACAGAATATAACTTGCCAGATCAGAAGAAATGGTGCCAATCAGTTGTATTTTTTGTGACGAAAAATAGGTTAACAGACGTAGATGAAACAGTATTTCATAAGATGGCCCACTAAATCCTACTTCAGTATGCGAATAAGTTCAGAGAATGGTACATACAGAGTTTAGAAAGAAAAAGCTGTCAGAAATCTCTTTGGGGTGCAAGTAGATAACATGTAGATGATCACTTTGTGTAAGGAACTGtgcttttatatcttttatttttgaatAAACATTGTCACATTTAAGGCATTGGGGATAGGAGTACAGACCTCGCTGATGCTGTAATAGCAAGGGTTTTTTGTGAAAATGTTTTTGGTAAACAGTCACccatttttgaaaaaaagaaaagattagaaaataatattgataaatgttGTACAGTTTCCCTCTCACTAGAAACACAGGGCCAAGAGTAACTTGTAATGCTGATacgcatttcttttattttactatgTTGAGTAGGTGTTTGTAAAGTGTGGATTAAGTGTCATAGCACTCGTCAGTAGCACAAATGTGGCATTAGCTCTAGGTCATGGCAGATATGATAACATCAGCAGCTTGGGGGACGACCTGAAGTGGCTGGTGGACAACGAATGAAGATTGCAGGAGCTTTGCTAGTATGATGGAGAGAGTGGTTGATAGCTGTTGCTTCCTCTTGTATTGTTACTTCAATAGCTAACTGGTGAAAATGTTAAATAATTGTCAGGATGTACTCATACTATAATTTTGTTACTTTTCTACCTTCTACCATTTTACTATGGTCATTTTGAAAATGATCACCACCACAAAGCTAAAACAT
This portion of the Penaeus vannamei isolate JL-2024 chromosome 11, ASM4276789v1, whole genome shotgun sequence genome encodes:
- the LOC138863193 gene encoding endoplasmic reticulum junction formation protein lunapark-A-like isoform X1 (The sequence of the model RefSeq protein was modified relative to this genomic sequence to represent the inferred CDS: added 670 bases not found in genome assembly) — encoded protein: MGLIISRFRKKQSTKEVLEQIQKDVLQIEEYGANTQQRQKRLVGSLVLYSAIFYLIAVAVFYFYYFPPQLQERLLYATPFIVFPFLIYLLKRLLSWYYRRKITKNELKLKSLRERKEKILEQVMETETYKVAKEILETYAPDQLRKSQVLKPQPVVQTPAQRMPSPSSQQSEVRKRLVNSGTTSPPGPPAGLVRPTVAPSGLHQTPGFPPRPQLLAQSAPTRPGIGSTSPHRVSPSPALTHGPPSHSHPMSASVPPSYSTPASILHSHPARPDPSSTGNGPPGPPMPRPVLPRERGYFDRFVEYLVGDGPANRFALVCRQCESHNGMALKDEFPYLAFRCAYCYYWNPARKQRPSAPRLEDLTPQPPPSLSVPEDQEEDEEDDDEEEEDEEEQEEQESSSGEEEEEEEEEEEDEEGGMDEEESGGSSSGDEEGAASSSEQSSAKPTSSQEAGSLEDVAKSTPSSITSSDPSTSDDHLQQPNCHANSCTTASSTTTTTPSSTTENEETE
- the LOC138863193 gene encoding endoplasmic reticulum junction formation protein lunapark-A-like isoform X2 (The sequence of the model RefSeq protein was modified relative to this genomic sequence to represent the inferred CDS: added 670 bases not found in genome assembly), which produces MGLIISRFRKKQSTKEVLEQIQKDVLQIEEYGANTQQRQKRLVGSLVLYSAIFYLIAVAVFYFYYFPPQLQERLLYATPFIVFPFLIYLLKRLLSWYYRRKITKNELKLKSLRERKEKILEQVMETETYKVAKEILETYAPDQLRKSQVLKPQPVVQTPAQRMPSPSSQQSEVRKRLVNSGTTSPPGPPAGLVRPTVAPSGLHQTPGFPPRPQLLAQSAPTRPGIGSTSPHRVSPSPALTHGPPSHSHPMSASVPPSYSTPASILHSHPARPDPSSTGNGPPGPPMPRPVLPRERGYFDRFVEYLVGDGPANRFALVCRQCESHNGMALKDEFPYLAFRCAYCYYWNPARKQRPSAPRLEDLTPQPPPSLSVPEDQEEDEEDDDEEEEDEEEQEEQESSSGEEEEEEEEEEEDEEGGMDEEESGGSSSGDEEGAASSSEQSSAKPTSSQEGSLEDVAKSTPSSITSSDPSTSDDHLQQPNCHANSCTTASSTTTTTPSSTTENEETE